One Triticum dicoccoides isolate Atlit2015 ecotype Zavitan chromosome 5B, WEW_v2.0, whole genome shotgun sequence genomic window carries:
- the LOC119311808 gene encoding probable NAD(P)H dehydrogenase (quinone) FQR1-like 1 yields MGKGGGCLPSKSQRPPPPHRRDRTFIPAPATTAPEPAPATAAPEPEPEPAPSPRQVRIYVVFYSMYGNVRRLARAVQRGVGSVPGARGILLRVPETLPRAVLARMGALEAAAEMDAEGIPVADPGGLPDADGFLFGFPARYGAMAAQMQAFFDSTAELCRGQRLAGKPAGFFVSTGTQCGGQETTAWTAITQLAHHGMLFVPIGYTFREGMFEMEELRGGSPYGAGVFAGDDSRPPSELELALAEHHGKYMATLVKRMVHGADA; encoded by the exons ATGGGCAAGGGCGGCGGCTGCCTGCCCAGCAAGAGCCAGCGCCCCCCGCCCCCGCATCGCCGCGACCGCACCTTCATCCCGGCCCCGGCCACCACCGCACCAGAGCCGGCCCCGGCCACCGCcgcgccggagccggagccggagccagcGCCGTCGCCACGCCAGGTCCGCATCTACGTCGTCTTCTACTCCATGTATGGCAACGTGCGGCGCCTGGCGCGGGCGGTGCAGCGCGGGGTGGGTTCCGTGCCGGGCGCGCGGGGGATCCTGCTCCGCGTGCCGGAGACGCTGCCCCGCGCCGTGCTGGCCCGGATGGGCGCGCTGGAGGCCGCCGCGGAGATGGACGCGGAGGGGATCCCCGTGGCGGACCCCGGCGGGCTCCCCGACGCCGACGGGTTCCTCTTCGGCTTCCCCGCGCGGTACGGCGCCATGGCCGCGCAGATGCAGGCCTTCTTCGACTCCACCGCGGAGCTCTGCCGCGGCCAGCGCCTCGCCGGCAAGCCCGCCGGCTTCTTCGTCAGCACCGGCACCCAGTGCGGCGGCCAGGAGACCACCGC GTGGACGGCGATCACGCAGCTGGCGCACCACGGCATGCTGTTCGTGCCCATCGGGTACACCTTCAGAGAGGGGATGTTCGAGATGGAGGAGCTCCGCGGGGGCTCGCCGTACGGCGCCGGGGTGTTCGCCGGCGACGACTCCAGGCCGCCCAGCGAGCTGGAGCTGGCCCTCGCCGAGCACCACGGCAAGTACATGGCCACGCTGGTCAAGAGGATGGTGCACGGCGCCGATGCCTGA